Proteins from a single region of Budorcas taxicolor isolate Tak-1 chromosome 11, Takin1.1, whole genome shotgun sequence:
- the MORN2 gene encoding MORN repeat-containing protein 2 codes for MTDFGSNNYSSCYVKNKMTVGRIQLPGLSCTTLSCRPRPGLVAGLGSCCSRLTGPCQTGWIPPGREASQTLPTAGGADGRKVRTLTTRETRGPRTRTHIPRPRKGRPSRVCSAASRATYSDVAPSGQRPCLGAAIHPDLTWSGSAAAQLQGASSLQATELAAQGESQSPENLSRSPVSTPEVFKINFVFPNGDTYDGDCTRTSSGVIERNGIGIHTTPNGIVYTGSWKDDKMNGFGRLEHFSGAIYEGHFKDNMFHGLGTYTFPTGAKYTGNFNENRVEGEGQYTDIQGLEWCGNFHFTAAPGLRLKLHM; via the exons ATGACTGACTTCGGTTCTAACAATTACTCTAGCTGCTATGTGAAGAATAAAATGACTGTAGGGAG AATTCAGCTCCCCGGCCTCAGCTGTACAACCCTCAGCTGTCGACCCAGGCCAGGCCTGGTCGCAGGCCTAGGATCCTGCTGCTCCAGACTCACCGGCCCCTGCCAGACAGGCTGGATCCCACCGGGCCGGGAGGCTTCTCAGACCCTGCCCACTGCGGGAGGGGCTGACGGTAGAAAGGTCCGCAcactgaccaccagggagacGCGCGGACCACGCACACGGACACACATTCCTCGTCCGCGGAAGGGGCGACCGTCCCGGGTTTGTAGCGCTGCTTCTCGGGCCACCTATTCGGACGTGGCGCCCAGCGGCCAAAGGCCCTGCCTGGGCGCTGCCATCCACCCGGACCTTACCTGGAGCGGCTCTGCAGCGGCCCAGCTACAGGG GGCTTCTTCCCTCCAGGCCACCGAGCTGGCGGCCCAGGGAGAATCACAGAGTCCAGAAAATCTCTCCCGCAGCCCTGTGTCAA cTCCAGAAGTATTTAAGATAAACTTTGTATTTCCAAATGGAGACACGTATG ATGGGGACTGTACAAGAACATCTTCTGGAGTCATTGAGAGAAATGGAATAGGTATTCATACCACTCCTAATGGGATTGTCTACACAGGAAGCTGGAAAGATGACAag ATGAATGGTTTCGGAAGACTTGAGCATTTTTCAGGAGCAATATATGAAGGACACTTTAAGGACAATATGTTTCATGGACTGGGAACTTACACATTCCCAACTGGGGCAAAGTACACTGGAAATTTCAATGAAAACAG GGTGGAAGGTGAAGGACAATATACTGATATCCAAGGACTAGAATGGTGTGGTAACTTTCatttcacagctgctccaggccTGAGGCTAAAGCTCCATATGTAG